A single window of Anomaloglossus baeobatrachus isolate aAnoBae1 chromosome 5, aAnoBae1.hap1, whole genome shotgun sequence DNA harbors:
- the GJD3 gene encoding gap junction delta-3 protein, which translates to MGEWGFLSSLLDAVQEHSPMVGRFWLVVMLIFRILILATVGSDMFEDEQEEFVCNTLQPGCRQVCYDQAFPISHYRFWVFHIVLLSAPAVLFVIYSMHQNAKIGRDAEDEAAQHGQQTSTRSKLKSEQRGRHIRTFYIINVVMRILAEVGFLVGQWLLYGFKVSAEYACVRPPCPNTVDCFVSRPTEKTIFLQFYFVVGIISAILSLSELLHILVKGKCRSQHGLGPSPPPAYERDNWSNREHERTNHFLLQRQTNDERRASGTGGHRLSIAYPPGSAYKLKVTPSSAISSKSSRLMKGDLTV; encoded by the coding sequence ATGGGGGAGTGGGGCTTCCTGAGCTCCTTGTTAGATGCAGTGCAGGAGCACTCTCCCATGGTGGGTAGATTCTGGCTGGTGGTGATGCTGATTTTCCGCATACTGATTTTGGCAACAGTGGGCAGCGATATGTTTGAAGATGAGCAGGAGGAATTTGTGTGTAACACTTTGCAGCCCGGTTGTCGGCAGGTGTGCTATGACCAAGCTTTTCCCATCTCACATTACCGCTTCTGGGTCTTCCACATCGTGCTGCTGTCGGCTCCAGCTGTGTTGTTTGTCATATACTCCATGCATCAGAATGCCAAGATAGGAAGAGATGCAGAAGACGAGGCAGCTCAGCATGGACAACAGACCAGCACAAGATCCAAATTAAAGTCTGAGCAGAGAGGACGCCATATACGGACCTTCTACATCATCAATGTGGTGATGAGGATACTGGCAGAGGTGGGTTTTCTGGTGGGACAGTGGCTTCTCTATGGGTTTAAAGTATCCGCAGAGTATGCTTGTGTGCGTCCACCCTGCCCAAATACAGTGGACTGTTTTGTATCCAGACCCACAGAGAAGACAATCTTTCTTCAATTCTACTTTGTGGTCGGGATAATCTCTGCAATTCTAAGTCTGTCTGAACTGCTGCACATTCTGGTGAAAGGAAAATGTCGCTCCCAGCATGGCCTAGGACCTAGTCCACCACCAGCTTACGAGAGGGATAACTGGTCCAACAGAGAACATGAGAGGACAAATCATTTTCTTTTGCAACGACAGACTAATGATGAGCGGAGGGCTAGTGGGACTGGTGGTCACCGGCTTTCCATTGCATACCCTCCCGGAAGTGCTTACAAACTGAAAGTGACCCCCAGCTCGGCTATCAGCAGTAAGTCATCCAGACTGATGAAAGGGGACTTAACAGTATAG